A part of Chitinivorax tropicus genomic DNA contains:
- the dapD gene encoding 2,3,4,5-tetrahydropyridine-2,6-dicarboxylate N-succinyltransferase → MHPIQPLIEEAFERRADISPATIQPELKAAINQVISELDSGSLRVAEKIDGQWVTHEWVKKAVLLSFRANDNVPMDGGCTQFFDKVPSKFADYAEADFKAGGFRVVPNAIARRGSFIGKNVVLMPSYVNIGAFVDEGTMVDTWATVGSCAQIGKNVHLSGGVGIGGVLEPLQANPTIIEDNCFIGARSEIVEGVIVEEGSVISMGVYIGQSTRIYDRETGEISYGRIPAGSVVVSGNLPSADGKYSLYCAVIVKKVDAKTRGKVAINELLRGI, encoded by the coding sequence ATGCACCCAATCCAGCCACTGATTGAAGAAGCCTTTGAGCGCCGCGCAGACATCAGCCCTGCGACCATCCAACCTGAGCTGAAAGCTGCCATCAACCAAGTGATCAGCGAGTTGGACAGTGGCAGCCTGCGGGTGGCGGAGAAAATCGATGGCCAGTGGGTCACCCACGAGTGGGTCAAAAAAGCAGTGCTGCTGTCTTTCCGTGCGAACGACAATGTCCCGATGGACGGCGGTTGCACCCAGTTTTTCGATAAAGTGCCAAGCAAATTCGCTGATTACGCCGAAGCCGACTTCAAAGCAGGCGGCTTTCGCGTGGTTCCCAATGCCATCGCCCGCCGTGGCAGCTTCATCGGCAAAAACGTGGTGTTGATGCCGTCCTATGTCAATATCGGCGCATTTGTCGATGAAGGCACCATGGTCGATACCTGGGCGACGGTGGGATCATGCGCGCAGATCGGCAAGAACGTGCACCTGTCCGGCGGTGTCGGCATCGGTGGGGTATTGGAGCCGCTGCAGGCCAATCCAACCATCATTGAGGACAATTGCTTCATCGGCGCACGTTCTGAAATCGTCGAGGGCGTGATCGTCGAAGAAGGCTCGGTGATATCGATGGGCGTCTACATTGGCCAATCCACCCGCATCTACGACCGTGAAACCGGTGAGATCAGCTATGGCCGTATCCCGGCGGGCTCAGTCGTTGTCTCGGGTAATCTGCCGTCTGCGGACGGCAAGTACAGCCTCTACTGCGCGGTGATCGTCAAAAAAGTTGACGCCAAGACCCGTGGCAAGGTCGCCATCAATGAGTTGCTGCGCGGTATCTGA